A genome region from Pygocentrus nattereri isolate fPygNat1 chromosome 10, fPygNat1.pri, whole genome shotgun sequence includes the following:
- the LOC108433949 gene encoding butyrophilin subfamily 1 member A1-like isoform X2: MQSQPGDSVTLPCKLLEDPPVEQLDVRWLLGEHLVIRLNRDQIIYSISYRNRTELPAGGTRHGDFSLTITHTQHGDSGVYRCVIFKEEQELKLAELQLSVEVPHCPSALFVKVGHEVVLPCFGRVDWMDSEAEFVQWKRGWTILEWAQGSQYVDPQFTDRASLPKDRILQDNLSLVLKNTHHEDQGLYMCFFRKGKDIRLAAQINLTVTDHMTWLEAGSGTSVLLPLYTLSPVIVRFLPDGGKGSVQVCEVEKEQMKCETAQYTHCMVLKNHSLELKNLSMNDSGTFSVIMRETQRTVSVHFIHVLPAGNAVLQTDSLAVLIIMVPILLLVLVLIMFMIVLKQRKRTRLTKEKGTEGHRLNNIDVTSSTLSSINNLQLANSTI; encoded by the exons ATGCAGTCTCAG CCAGGGGACTCTGTTACTCTCCCCTGTAAACTCCTTGAAGACCCACCTGTGGAGCAGCTGGATGTGCGCTGGCTGCTGGGTGAACATCTGGTCATCAGACTGAACCGAGACCAAATCATCTACAGCATCAGCTACAGGAACAGGACTGAACTACCAGCAGGGGGCACCCGCCATGGAGATTTCTCActgaccatcacacacacacagcatggaGACAGCGGAGTGTATCGATGTGTAATCTTCAAAGAGGAGCAGGAGCTCAAACTTGCAGAACTTCAGCTCTCAGTGGAAG TCCCCCATTGTCCCAGTGCTCTGTTTGTCAAAGTAGGAcatgaagtggttcttccatgTTTTGGTCGTGTGGACTGGATGGATTCAGAAGCTGAGTTTGTGCAGTGGAAGAGGGGCTGGACAATTCTAGAGTGGGCACAGGGTTCTCAATATGTAGATCCTCAGTTTACAGACAGAGCATCACTGCCCAAAGACAGAATCCTGCAGGATAACCTCTCTCTTGTGCTGAAGAACACTCACCATGAAGACCAGGGACTTTACATGTGCTTCTTCAGGAAGGGCAAAGATATCAGACTTGCTGCCCAGATTAATCTCACTGTTACAG ATCATATGACCTGGTTGGAGGCAGGGTCTGGTACCTCGGTGCTCCTCCCCCTCTACACTCTATCTCCAGTGATTGTGAGGTTCCTGCCTGATGGAggaaaaggttctgtacaaGTGTGTGAGGTGGAGAAAGAGCAGATGAAGTGTGAAACAGCTCAATACACCCATTGCATGGTTCTCAAGAACCACTCCCTGGAGCTGAAGAACCTGTCCATGAACGACTCTGGAACGTTCTCAGTTATCATGAGGGAAACACAGCGCACTGTCAGTGTTCACTTCATACATGTCTTGCCTGCAG GTAATGCTGTGCTACAAACAGACTCACTAGCAGTGCTGATAATAATGGTACCCATTTTACTGCTGGTGCTGGTGCTCATCATGTTTATGATTGTGCTGAAGCAGCGGAAGAGGACACGTCTAACTAAGGAAAAAGGCACTGAAGGTCATCGTCTCAACAACATTGATGTCACCAGCAGTACATTGTCCAGCATTAATAATCTGCAGCTTGCCAACAGCACCATTTAA
- the LOC108433949 gene encoding butyrophilin subfamily 1 member A1-like isoform X1, which translates to MAASLSILYAVSGVLTAALFTLPDIKPGDSVTLPCKLLEDPPVEQLDVRWLLGEHLVIRLNRDQIIYSISYRNRTELPAGGTRHGDFSLTITHTQHGDSGVYRCVIFKEEQELKLAELQLSVEVPHCPSALFVKVGHEVVLPCFGRVDWMDSEAEFVQWKRGWTILEWAQGSQYVDPQFTDRASLPKDRILQDNLSLVLKNTHHEDQGLYMCFFRKGKDIRLAAQINLTVTDHMTWLEAGSGTSVLLPLYTLSPVIVRFLPDGGKGSVQVCEVEKEQMKCETAQYTHCMVLKNHSLELKNLSMNDSGTFSVIMRETQRTVSVHFIHVLPAGNAVLQTDSLAVLIIMVPILLLVLVLIMFMIVLKQRKRTRLTKEKGTEGHRLNNIDVTSSTLSSINNLQLANSTI; encoded by the exons ATGGCTGCATCACTCAGCATACTGTATGCAGTCTCAG GGGTACTGACAGCAGCTTTGTTTACTTTACCTGACATTAAGCCAGGGGACTCTGTTACTCTCCCCTGTAAACTCCTTGAAGACCCACCTGTGGAGCAGCTGGATGTGCGCTGGCTGCTGGGTGAACATCTGGTCATCAGACTGAACCGAGACCAAATCATCTACAGCATCAGCTACAGGAACAGGACTGAACTACCAGCAGGGGGCACCCGCCATGGAGATTTCTCActgaccatcacacacacacagcatggaGACAGCGGAGTGTATCGATGTGTAATCTTCAAAGAGGAGCAGGAGCTCAAACTTGCAGAACTTCAGCTCTCAGTGGAAG TCCCCCATTGTCCCAGTGCTCTGTTTGTCAAAGTAGGAcatgaagtggttcttccatgTTTTGGTCGTGTGGACTGGATGGATTCAGAAGCTGAGTTTGTGCAGTGGAAGAGGGGCTGGACAATTCTAGAGTGGGCACAGGGTTCTCAATATGTAGATCCTCAGTTTACAGACAGAGCATCACTGCCCAAAGACAGAATCCTGCAGGATAACCTCTCTCTTGTGCTGAAGAACACTCACCATGAAGACCAGGGACTTTACATGTGCTTCTTCAGGAAGGGCAAAGATATCAGACTTGCTGCCCAGATTAATCTCACTGTTACAG ATCATATGACCTGGTTGGAGGCAGGGTCTGGTACCTCGGTGCTCCTCCCCCTCTACACTCTATCTCCAGTGATTGTGAGGTTCCTGCCTGATGGAggaaaaggttctgtacaaGTGTGTGAGGTGGAGAAAGAGCAGATGAAGTGTGAAACAGCTCAATACACCCATTGCATGGTTCTCAAGAACCACTCCCTGGAGCTGAAGAACCTGTCCATGAACGACTCTGGAACGTTCTCAGTTATCATGAGGGAAACACAGCGCACTGTCAGTGTTCACTTCATACATGTCTTGCCTGCAG GTAATGCTGTGCTACAAACAGACTCACTAGCAGTGCTGATAATAATGGTACCCATTTTACTGCTGGTGCTGGTGCTCATCATGTTTATGATTGTGCTGAAGCAGCGGAAGAGGACACGTCTAACTAAGGAAAAAGGCACTGAAGGTCATCGTCTCAACAACATTGATGTCACCAGCAGTACATTGTCCAGCATTAATAATCTGCAGCTTGCCAACAGCACCATTTAA